From the genome of Rhodobacteraceae bacterium Araon29, one region includes:
- the lpdA gene encoding dihydrolipoyl dehydrogenase, with protein sequence MSSNSFDVVVVGAGPGGYVAAIRAAQLGLKTAIVEREHMGGICLNWGCIPTKAMLRSSEVFHLMHRAKEFGLGADKISFDLNAVVSRSRGIAKQLNQGVGYLMKKNKVQVFMGTATLTDPKTVSVKTDNETRKLTAKNVVLATGARARELPGLEADGDLVWTYKHALTPSRMPKKLLVVGSGAIGIEFASFYNTLGAETTVVEVLDRILPVEDAEIADFAKKQFLKQGMVVREKAMVKKLERKSGKVIAHIEQDKKVEKHEFDTVISAVGIVGNVENLGLENLGVKVDRTHVVTDEYCRTSAKGVFAIGDLAGAPWLAHKASHEGTMVAELIAGQNPHAVDPNSIAGCTYCHPQIASVGMTEAQAKDAGLDIKVGRFPFIGNGKAIALGEPEGMVKTIFDAKSGELLGAHMVGAEVTELIQGYIVGRKLETTEQDLMETVFPHPTLSEMMHESVLDAFDRAVHI encoded by the coding sequence ATGTCATCTAATTCTTTTGATGTCGTCGTCGTTGGGGCCGGGCCAGGCGGGTATGTGGCTGCTATTCGGGCGGCACAGCTCGGACTGAAAACCGCTATCGTTGAGCGTGAACATATGGGCGGCATCTGTCTGAATTGGGGATGTATTCCGACGAAGGCCATGTTGCGCTCATCTGAAGTTTTTCATTTGATGCATCGTGCCAAAGAATTCGGGCTTGGAGCTGATAAAATTAGCTTTGATTTAAACGCTGTTGTATCGCGTTCGCGTGGTATCGCAAAACAGTTAAACCAAGGCGTAGGCTACCTTATGAAGAAAAATAAGGTGCAAGTTTTCATGGGAACCGCGACTTTGACCGATCCCAAAACCGTGTCGGTAAAAACGGACAATGAAACCCGAAAGTTAACCGCAAAAAATGTGGTTTTAGCAACTGGCGCACGCGCAAGAGAATTACCAGGGCTTGAGGCCGACGGCGATCTGGTGTGGACCTACAAGCATGCTTTGACCCCGTCTAGAATGCCGAAAAAGCTCTTGGTTGTAGGATCTGGTGCAATTGGAATTGAATTTGCAAGCTTTTACAACACGTTAGGGGCGGAAACCACGGTTGTAGAAGTGCTAGATCGGATTTTGCCGGTGGAAGATGCTGAAATAGCAGATTTCGCCAAAAAACAATTCCTTAAGCAAGGCATGGTTGTCCGAGAAAAGGCCATGGTGAAAAAACTTGAGCGCAAGTCTGGCAAAGTTATTGCGCATATTGAACAAGATAAGAAAGTGGAAAAGCACGAATTTGACACTGTTATTTCCGCAGTTGGGATTGTTGGGAATGTAGAAAACTTAGGCTTGGAAAATTTAGGTGTGAAAGTTGACCGCACCCATGTTGTGACCGATGAATACTGCCGAACATCGGCCAAAGGCGTTTTTGCCATTGGCGACTTGGCAGGGGCGCCTTGGTTGGCGCATAAAGCCAGCCATGAGGGCACTATGGTGGCAGAACTGATTGCTGGGCAGAACCCGCATGCAGTCGATCCTAATAGCATTGCCGGATGCACCTATTGCCATCCCCAAATTGCCAGTGTTGGCATGACCGAAGCTCAGGCAAAAGACGCCGGTCTTGACATTAAAGTGGGACGGTTTCCCTTTATTGGAAATGGGAAAGCAATCGCATTGGGCGAACCTGAGGGCATGGTCAAAACCATATTTGATGCAAAAAGCGGCGAATTGCTGGGTGCTCATATGGTGGGCGCAGAAGTAACTGAGCTTATTCAGGGCTATATTGTAGGCCGGAAACTTGAAACTACCGAGCAGGATTTAATGGAAACGGTGTTTCCACATCCAACATTATCTGAAATGATGCATGAAAGCGTGTTGGACGCGTTCGATCGGGCGGTCCACATTTAG
- a CDS encoding MFS transporter, with the protein MFSVFTNSWALLFGMMLLMIGNGLHGTLLGVRGEIEQFSTFQMSIVMSAYFVGFLGASRMAPDMIRRVGHVRVFAALASFISAVLVLFPLIANPWVWALGRVIIGFCFCGVYVTAESWLNNAATNENRGQSLSLYMIIQMLGLVVGQGLLMLADPGGFVLFIVISILVSLSFAPILLSITPTPAFETTNPMQLKQLIVTSPLGCVGMFLLGGVFSVQFGMASVFGAEISLTLAEISAFAAAFYIGAMLVQYPVGWMSDRMDRRQLIMGLSVMGTGGAILAIIAGSNFIALLISAFLIGGMSNPLYSLLIAHTNDYLEFDDMAAASGGLLFINGVGAISGPLIVGWVMQSYGPFGYFLIIALLLGALALYAAYRTTRRAAPSVEDANSYTPVLPTASPVALELAQEFAIEAAQEDENIQNAD; encoded by the coding sequence TTGTTTTCTGTTTTCACCAATTCCTGGGCCTTGCTTTTTGGAATGATGCTTTTGATGATTGGCAATGGCCTTCACGGTACGCTTTTAGGCGTTCGTGGAGAAATTGAACAATTTTCGACCTTTCAAATGTCCATCGTGATGTCTGCTTATTTCGTTGGATTTTTAGGGGCGAGCCGAATGGCGCCAGACATGATCCGCCGCGTTGGGCACGTTCGGGTTTTTGCTGCCCTGGCCTCATTTATCTCAGCCGTGCTGGTTCTGTTCCCTTTGATCGCTAATCCATGGGTTTGGGCTTTAGGGCGGGTCATTATAGGATTTTGTTTTTGTGGGGTCTATGTGACTGCCGAAAGTTGGCTCAATAATGCCGCCACAAATGAAAACCGTGGACAATCACTTTCTCTCTATATGATTATCCAAATGTTAGGTTTGGTGGTCGGGCAAGGGCTCTTGATGCTAGCAGATCCAGGCGGTTTTGTTTTGTTTATTGTAATATCTATTCTAGTTTCGCTGTCGTTTGCTCCAATTTTATTGTCTATTACACCCACCCCCGCTTTTGAAACAACCAACCCGATGCAACTAAAACAACTGATTGTAACCTCACCACTTGGATGTGTTGGAATGTTTCTGCTTGGCGGAGTTTTTTCAGTGCAATTCGGCATGGCATCTGTTTTTGGTGCAGAAATATCATTAACTCTTGCAGAGATATCTGCTTTTGCAGCAGCATTTTATATAGGAGCTATGTTGGTGCAATATCCGGTCGGTTGGATGTCTGATCGCATGGATCGTCGCCAATTGATTATGGGGCTCTCGGTCATGGGCACTGGAGGGGCGATACTTGCGATCATTGCAGGTAGTAACTTTATCGCGCTATTAATATCGGCTTTCCTTATTGGTGGCATGTCCAATCCGCTGTATTCACTTCTGATTGCGCATACCAACGATTATTTGGAGTTTGATGATATGGCCGCCGCCTCAGGCGGGCTGCTGTTCATTAATGGCGTTGGTGCGATTTCTGGGCCTCTTATTGTGGGTTGGGTGATGCAGTCCTATGGGCCTTTTGGATATTTCTTGATTATTGCCCTTTTGCTGGGAGCCCTAGCACTTTATGCCGCATATAGGACAACACGTCGTGCCGCGCCTTCGGTAGAAGATGCCAACTCTTATACGCCTGTGTTGCCAACAGCGTCGCCCGTTGCGCTTGAGTTGGCGCAAGAATTTGCAATTGAAGCAGCTCAGGAAGATGAAAATATACAAAATGCAGACTAA
- a CDS encoding methylenetetrahydrofolate reductase, with protein MVALFKLKNNSGNANFVDPEIEGFLADYSIEVMPRTAEKVDDFRELLPQGTRVYIAHIEGTPIEEMIATAKRVAREGYQVMPHFPARIIRDSATLYDWIARYQGEAGVDQALLLAGGVTTPHGDFDSSMQLMETGLFDKAGFSRLHIAGHPEGNKDIDPDGSTQNVDAALQWKQKFSERTDAKLAIATQFAFEAKPIIEWANSIKAAGIDIPIHIGIAGPAKLQTLIKFAIACGVGPSLKVLQKRAMDVTKLLLPYEPKNVLSELAKHKAATPDFNITNVHFFPLGGIKTNATWAINHGGRSAVPSNAS; from the coding sequence ATAGTGGCTTTATTCAAACTCAAAAACAACTCGGGTAACGCAAACTTTGTCGATCCTGAAATTGAAGGTTTTTTAGCGGATTACTCGATTGAAGTCATGCCTAGAACCGCAGAAAAAGTAGATGACTTTCGCGAATTATTACCGCAGGGAACACGGGTATATATCGCGCATATCGAAGGCACGCCAATCGAAGAAATGATCGCAACAGCCAAACGGGTTGCACGCGAAGGCTACCAAGTCATGCCCCATTTCCCAGCGAGAATTATTCGAGATTCTGCAACATTGTATGATTGGATTGCCCGCTATCAAGGCGAAGCCGGGGTTGATCAAGCGCTGCTTTTGGCCGGAGGCGTTACAACCCCACACGGCGATTTTGACAGCTCAATGCAATTGATGGAAACTGGTCTTTTTGACAAGGCAGGATTCAGCCGGTTGCACATTGCTGGCCATCCCGAAGGCAACAAAGATATTGACCCAGATGGCTCAACCCAAAATGTCGATGCGGCGCTGCAGTGGAAGCAAAAATTTTCTGAGCGTACCGACGCCAAATTGGCCATTGCTACACAGTTTGCTTTTGAAGCAAAACCAATCATTGAGTGGGCCAATTCGATCAAGGCGGCGGGCATTGATATCCCAATTCATATTGGCATCGCCGGACCTGCAAAACTTCAAACTTTGATTAAATTCGCCATCGCTTGCGGTGTTGGTCCCTCCCTTAAAGTTCTTCAAAAACGCGCGATGGACGTCACCAAATTGCTTTTGCCTTATGAGCCAAAAAATGTCTTGAGCGAGTTGGCAAAACACAAAGCCGCCACACCCGACTTCAACATCACAAATGTGCATTTCTTTCCACTTGGAGGGATCAAGACCAATGCAACATGGGCAATCAACCACGGTGGTCGATCTGCTGTTCCCTCCAATGCTTCATAA
- the queA gene encoding tRNA preQ1(34) S-adenosylmethionine ribosyltransferase-isomerase QueA, translating into MHLSDFDFDLPENLIATRPVAPRSAARLLWCEGENTFDRQVSDLVDILRPGDRLVLNETKVIPARLFGTRHRPEAVGGSGKAAIEVTLLSFTPQAQWNALVRPLRKVSIGERIEFGSGLIAILVDKFDGQAVLSFNLVGEDFDTALAKIGKMPLPPYIAAKRPADDQDKLDYQTVFAHTQGSVAAPTASLHFDAEILSALAEKGIELTYVTLHVGAGTFLPVKADLIKDHKMHSETGYVSPKAAAEINQTLESGRRVIPVGTTALRLIETAAKKKGVIAPWSGATDIFIYPGYKFKIASGLMTNFHLPKSTLLMLVSALMGQIRVKEIYDHAITKNYRFFSYGDASLLIPSEANKVD; encoded by the coding sequence ATGCACCTAAGTGATTTTGACTTTGATCTGCCTGAAAATTTGATTGCTACGCGCCCGGTAGCACCGCGCAGCGCGGCACGATTGCTTTGGTGTGAAGGTGAAAACACATTTGACCGACAGGTTTCTGATCTTGTGGATATCTTGCGTCCGGGTGATCGCCTTGTGCTGAACGAAACGAAAGTCATACCGGCTAGACTTTTTGGCACGCGTCACCGCCCTGAAGCTGTTGGGGGAAGCGGTAAAGCCGCAATTGAGGTCACCTTGTTATCTTTTACCCCTCAAGCGCAGTGGAACGCTTTGGTGCGGCCACTTCGAAAAGTTTCAATTGGGGAACGAATTGAATTTGGGAGTGGATTAATTGCGATATTGGTGGACAAGTTTGACGGCCAAGCGGTGTTGTCATTCAATCTTGTGGGTGAGGATTTTGATACAGCATTGGCCAAGATAGGAAAAATGCCATTACCGCCGTATATCGCGGCCAAAAGACCCGCTGATGATCAGGATAAATTGGATTACCAAACCGTTTTTGCGCACACCCAAGGCTCAGTTGCCGCGCCAACGGCCTCGCTGCATTTTGACGCTGAGATACTTTCAGCTTTGGCTGAAAAAGGCATTGAGCTTACATATGTCACTCTTCACGTTGGTGCCGGCACATTCTTGCCGGTTAAAGCGGACCTGATTAAAGATCATAAGATGCACTCTGAAACGGGCTATGTTTCGCCCAAGGCAGCTGCAGAAATTAATCAAACCTTGGAAAGTGGTCGGCGCGTCATTCCCGTTGGCACGACAGCACTACGATTAATTGAAACGGCTGCGAAAAAAAAAGGTGTTATTGCGCCTTGGTCTGGGGCAACTGATATATTTATTTATCCCGGCTATAAGTTCAAAATTGCAAGTGGGTTGATGACCAATTTCCATTTGCCAAAATCCACCCTGCTCATGCTGGTTTCTGCTCTTATGGGGCAAATTAGGGTAAAAGAAATTTACGATCATGCTATCACTAAAAATTATCGGTTTTTTTCTTATGGTGATGCGTCGCTTTTGATCCCTAGTGAGGCGAATAAAGTAGATTAA
- a CDS encoding methyltetrahydrofolate cobalamin methyltransferase, translating into MTRTIVESKTKTAILGFDEPFCVIGERINPTGRKKLAAQLEAGDFSTVEKDAIAQVAAGANILDINAGVVYNSNPNPNETEPPLMKKIIELVQGLTDIPLCIDSSVPEALETGLQIAEGRPLLNSVTGEEERLEFVLPLVKKYNVPVVAISNDDTGISEDPDVRFAVAKKIVERAADFGIPAHDIVVDPLVMPIGAMATAGKQVFTLVRKLREELGVNTTCGASNVSFGLPNRHGINNAFLPMAMGAGMTSAIMNPVALPVTQKKIAEKKAEIEAAGIILPAGMEDEAFVSLFGLGSTLPKPGKEMEAIRAANLLTDNDPHGGAWIHFNKPAGSGGEAGGRGGRRGGRRRTG; encoded by the coding sequence ATGACCCGCACGATTGTCGAATCGAAAACCAAGACTGCGATACTAGGCTTTGACGAACCGTTTTGCGTGATCGGCGAGCGTATTAATCCAACCGGCAGGAAAAAATTAGCGGCTCAATTAGAAGCAGGCGACTTTTCAACCGTTGAAAAGGATGCGATTGCCCAAGTGGCTGCTGGCGCCAATATCCTCGATATTAACGCGGGTGTGGTGTACAATTCAAACCCAAATCCGAACGAAACCGAACCTCCCTTGATGAAAAAAATCATTGAGCTGGTACAGGGTTTAACAGACATCCCACTTTGCATTGATAGTTCTGTTCCAGAAGCTTTGGAAACAGGATTGCAAATCGCAGAAGGCCGGCCCCTTCTTAACTCCGTTACTGGTGAAGAAGAGCGTTTAGAATTTGTCCTTCCACTGGTAAAAAAATACAATGTTCCCGTTGTCGCAATTTCAAACGATGACACAGGCATTTCAGAAGATCCCGACGTTCGGTTTGCTGTAGCGAAAAAAATCGTTGAGCGCGCAGCAGATTTTGGAATACCTGCGCATGATATTGTGGTCGATCCTCTTGTTATGCCAATCGGCGCGATGGCAACCGCCGGCAAACAAGTCTTTACCTTGGTTAGAAAACTGCGTGAAGAATTGGGAGTGAACACTACCTGCGGTGCTTCTAATGTTTCATTTGGTTTGCCAAACCGCCACGGGATTAACAATGCATTTTTGCCGATGGCAATGGGGGCTGGAATGACGTCGGCAATCATGAACCCCGTTGCCTTACCTGTGACACAAAAGAAAATTGCAGAAAAAAAGGCTGAAATAGAAGCCGCGGGCATTATCCTGCCCGCTGGAATGGAGGATGAAGCCTTTGTTTCGCTTTTCGGTCTTGGATCAACTCTTCCAAAACCGGGAAAAGAAATGGAGGCTATCCGAGCGGCTAACCTTTTGACAGACAACGACCCGCATGGTGGGGCTTGGATACATTTCAACAAACCAGCGGGATCAGGTGGAGAGGCTGGTGGCCGTGGAGGACGCCGCGGCGGGCGCAGGCGCACCGGTTGA
- a CDS encoding DUF924 family protein: protein MDPDHVLRFWVDEVGPKGWYDTSETLDAEVRNLFEPAWQRLKLGAFSLWLTYPTGALAYIILADQFPRNMFRGTGLAFATDKIAVSAAKSSIKQCWDMRIDEPARQFFYLPLMHSENLCDQDRCVRLMSERMKKTGASNLLHAQAHREIIRAFGRFPYRNEALQRRFTHPEQEFIDQGGYGATLTELAQAS, encoded by the coding sequence ATGGATCCAGATCACGTTTTGCGGTTTTGGGTAGATGAAGTTGGGCCTAAAGGTTGGTATGACACTTCTGAAACGTTAGACGCGGAAGTACGTAATTTATTTGAACCCGCTTGGCAGCGGTTAAAGCTTGGTGCATTTAGTCTTTGGCTGACTTACCCAACAGGGGCATTAGCCTACATTATTTTAGCGGATCAATTTCCACGCAATATGTTTCGTGGAACCGGGTTGGCATTTGCAACAGATAAAATCGCAGTCTCTGCCGCAAAATCTTCCATCAAGCAATGTTGGGATATGCGAATCGATGAACCAGCCAGGCAGTTTTTCTATTTGCCTTTGATGCATTCTGAAAATCTATGTGACCAGGATCGCTGTGTTAGACTAATGTCTGAGCGTATGAAAAAAACTGGGGCTTCCAATCTTTTGCATGCCCAAGCACATCGAGAGATTATTAGGGCATTTGGGCGATTCCCCTATCGCAATGAGGCACTTCAGCGCCGGTTTACCCATCCTGAGCAGGAATTTATTGATCAAGGGGGATATGGGGCAACGCTAACGGAATTGGCGCAGGCCAGCTGA